From a single Bryobacter aggregatus MPL3 genomic region:
- a CDS encoding transposase, whose protein sequence is MDESGLTQKPHRCRTWAPRGQTPILFHHFNWKNLSLIAGLSRWNLHFEMFSETIKSPHIVIFLGKLLRVIPGKILIVWDGLAAHRSKFVQDFIASCDGRIQTLRLPAYAPELNPVEYIWAHLKQHELPNICAKDLWQLGEMARTKLKRMRRRKHLLVACWKQSSLCF, encoded by the coding sequence ATTGACGAAAGCGGACTAACGCAGAAGCCTCATCGATGCCGCACCTGGGCTCCGCGCGGCCAGACACCTATTCTGTTCCATCACTTCAACTGGAAGAACCTCTCGCTCATCGCAGGACTGAGCCGCTGGAATCTTCACTTTGAAATGTTCAGCGAAACGATCAAGAGTCCGCACATTGTGATCTTCCTCGGAAAACTACTTCGGGTCATCCCAGGCAAGATCCTGATCGTATGGGACGGACTGGCTGCTCATCGCAGCAAGTTCGTTCAGGATTTCATCGCAAGTTGTGATGGCCGCATCCAGACTCTTCGGCTTCCAGCTTACGCTCCCGAACTGAATCCCGTCGAATATATCTGGGCTCATCTCAAGCAGCACGAACTCCCGAATATCTGCGCCAAAGATCTCTGGCAACTCGGTGAAATGGCCAGAACTAAACTCAAGCGCATGCGCCGAAGAAAGCATCTACTCGTTGCTTGCTGGAAGCAGTCTTCTCTATGCTTCTGA
- a CDS encoding alkaline phosphatase family protein: MSTRRDFLQRAALFAGGSALTDSLMATLQTASTIEADQGSTYLDAEHVVILMQENRSFDHSYGHLRGVRGGVGTA; the protein is encoded by the coding sequence ATGAGCACAAGACGAGACTTCCTCCAACGCGCCGCGCTGTTTGCCGGCGGAAGCGCGCTGACTGACAGCTTGATGGCGACCCTCCAAACCGCTTCGACCATCGAGGCGGACCAGGGCAGCACCTATCTCGACGCCGAGCACGTCGTCATCCTGATGCAGGAGAATCGCTCCTTCGATCACTCCTATGGCCATCTGCGGGGCGTGCGTGGCGGAGTGGGGACAGCCTGA
- a CDS encoding IS481 family transposase, whose translation MSDNQKLIKARIGLLQLAQELGNIKAACQRAGISRSHFYEIKEAYEKHGADGLEPRQRRTPRMPNQTPPELEKQILEMTAQYPTYSYIRIADQLRLVGIGVSAPAVRGVWVRHGITLRLQRLLWLDKKTATEGGVLTEQAKRLLQKHQGRNVDPEQHIAAPHSGYLLCQDTYFVGTIKGVGKVYMQTVIDAHCSQAFAKVYLSKMPITAADTLNDRVIPFYDDEKVGIERLLTDNGREYCGLEARHPFEIYLAINQIRHKRTQIASPQSNGFCERFHRTIKEEFYSIKFRQKIYQSVAELQDDLDAYLSFYNRQRPHHGYRTQGRTPYQAFLDGKIAQAQPMAA comes from the coding sequence ATGAGCGACAACCAGAAGCTTATCAAAGCGCGCATTGGACTGCTCCAACTCGCCCAGGAACTGGGCAACATCAAGGCCGCTTGCCAGCGAGCCGGCATCAGCCGCAGCCACTTCTACGAGATCAAGGAAGCCTACGAGAAGCACGGAGCCGACGGGCTTGAGCCGAGGCAACGCCGGACGCCTCGGATGCCGAATCAGACTCCGCCCGAGCTTGAAAAGCAGATCCTCGAGATGACGGCGCAGTATCCGACCTACAGTTACATCCGCATTGCCGACCAGCTTCGTTTGGTCGGCATCGGTGTCTCTGCCCCCGCCGTCCGAGGGGTCTGGGTACGGCACGGCATCACTCTCCGGCTCCAGCGCCTGCTCTGGCTGGACAAGAAGACCGCCACCGAAGGCGGCGTGCTGACGGAGCAAGCCAAGCGGCTCCTGCAGAAGCATCAGGGCCGAAACGTTGACCCGGAACAACATATCGCTGCACCGCATTCTGGCTATCTGCTTTGCCAGGACACTTACTTTGTAGGCACGATCAAAGGCGTCGGCAAGGTCTACATGCAGACGGTCATTGACGCACACTGCTCGCAAGCCTTCGCCAAGGTCTATCTCAGCAAGATGCCGATCACTGCGGCAGACACACTGAATGATCGAGTCATCCCCTTCTATGACGATGAGAAGGTGGGGATCGAGCGGTTGCTCACCGACAATGGCCGCGAGTACTGTGGACTCGAAGCTCGTCATCCCTTCGAGATCTATCTGGCGATTAACCAGATCCGCCACAAGAGAACGCAGATCGCTTCCCCTCAATCCAACGGCTTCTGTGAGCGCTTCCATCGCACGATCAAGGAGGAGTTTTACAGCATCAAGTTCCGGCAAAAGATCTATCAGTCTGTGGCTGAATTACAAGATGATCTGGACGCCTATCTGAGCTTCTACAATCGCCAGCGACCCCATCATGGATATCGGACTCAAGGCCGAACGCCATACCAGGCTTTCCTCGATGGGAAAATCGCCCAGGCGCAACCTATGGCAGCATGA
- a CDS encoding IS481 family transposase codes for MSDNQKLIKARIGLLQLAQELGNIKAACQRAGISRSHFYEIKEAYEKHGADGLEPRQRRTPRMPNQTPPELEKQILEMTAQYPTYSYIRIADQLRLVGIGVSAPAVRGVWVRHGITLRLQRLLWLDKKTAAEGGVLTEQAKRLLQKHQGRNVDPEQHIAAPHSGYLLCQDTYFVGTIKGVGKVYMQTVIDAHCSQAFAKVYLSKMPITAADTLNDRVIPFYDDEKVGIERLLTDNGREYCGLEARHPFEIYLAINQIRHKRTQIASPQSNGFCERFHRTIKEEFYSIKFRQKLYQSVAELQDDLDAYLSFYNRQRPHHGYRTQGRTPYQAFLDGKLAQAQPMAA; via the coding sequence ATGAGCGACAACCAGAAGCTTATCAAAGCCCGCATTGGTCTGCTCCAACTCGCCCAGGAACTGGGCAATATCAAGGCCGCTTGCCAGCGAGCCGGCATCAGTCGGAGCCACTTCTACGAGATCAAAGAGGCTTACGAGAAACACGGAGCCGACGGGCTTGAGCCGAGGCAACGCCGGACGCCCCGGATGCCGAATCAGACTCCGCCCGAGCTTGAAAAGCAGATCCTCGAGATGACGGCGCAGTATCCGACCTACAGTTACATCCGCATTGCCGACCAGCTTCGTTTGGTCGGCATCGGTGTCTCTGCCCCCGCCGTCCGAGGGGTCTGGGTACGGCACGGCATCACTCTCCGGCTCCAGCGCCTGCTCTGGCTGGACAAGAAGACCGCCGCCGAAGGCGGCGTGCTGACGGAGCAAGCCAAGCGGCTCCTGCAGAAGCATCAGGGCCGAAACGTTGACCCGGAACAACATATCGCTGCACCGCATTCTGGCTATCTGCTTTGCCAGGACACTTACTTTGTAGGCACGATCAAAGGCGTCGGCAAGGTCTACATGCAGACGGTCATTGATGCGCACTGCTCGCAGGCCTTCGCCAAGGTCTATCTCAGCAAGATGCCGATCACTGCGGCAGACACGTTGAACGATCGAGTCATCCCCTTCTACGACGATGAGAAGGTGGGGATCGAGAGGCTGCTCACCGACAATGGCCGTGAGTACTGTGGACTCGAAGCTCGTCATCCCTTCGAGATCTATCTGGCGATCAACCAGATCCGCCACAAGAGAACACAGATCGCCTCCCCTCAATCCAACGGCTTCTGTGAGCGCTTCCATCGCACGATCAAGGAGGAGTTTTACAGTATCAAGTTCCGGCAAAAACTCTATCAGTCTGTGGCTGAATTACAGGATGATCTGGACGCCTATCTGAGCTTCTACAATCGCCAGCGCCCCCATCATGGATATCGGACTCAAGGCCGAACGCCATACCAGGCTTTCCTCGATGGGAAACTCGCCCAGGCACAACCTATGGCAGCATGA
- a CDS encoding RHS repeat protein, with translation MAKTVSYTRKPWSGATYTANLTANWTYNNEGKVTAISYPWHNEGSFVGRREVQHGFDTMGRLNAVDTKLGNVWNNNPAWQSVVSGVSYNAFGAITALTQLGVSETRQYNVLGQMTRMTKGSSIDVEYRFSATANDGKIVSQKNWLTGEDVTYQYDELERLISAATTNNTSWGLSFSYDGFGNRLAQSVTQGTGPVNTVLVNGNTNRISSSGYSYDANGNMTQMPNGGGSMTMNYDYSNRLATATYPSGSEDYKYAPDNRRIWRNKGQVTCPGVENDGTIQDALSPAPGEQLIFYSPGGQKMGVYCVTYASIPNVLVITAHEENVYFGARLAGKRVYQNGVTTVSAFTSDRLQSKGNGSSFYPYGESKTGAAGDDKEQFATYTRDAGTGLDYADQRWYANIVGRFGSPDPSPLAVKLNEPGSWNGYAYLQQNPVGGTDSTGLYSDGGDNSYSVSYGCLVFGAPGNGGPGAFESFCLVQNPFFLGASQIIEDQRYSSFSDLVTRVLSPLDYFGFDFILEAGTVQVALPGASALETLGFSATDAMKIGSGIGVTIGGGSVTLVLVGGYLIVSAAIQYWPDIVEFFRKPQTDPPEARTAGKSRPGERTADGRCDENARPPQFKWQAVNKKQSGENPLHWHWLQWNLESIGCVWYSIRREGFVDPGPAYILIPGIW, from the coding sequence ATGGCAAAGACAGTTTCTTATACGAGAAAACCATGGAGCGGTGCTACCTATACGGCTAATCTCACCGCCAACTGGACTTATAACAACGAGGGAAAGGTCACTGCTATCAGCTATCCGTGGCACAATGAAGGCTCGTTTGTTGGGCGACGCGAAGTGCAGCATGGATTTGATACGATGGGCAGGCTGAATGCCGTCGATACGAAATTGGGAAATGTATGGAATAACAATCCCGCCTGGCAGTCGGTGGTGTCTGGAGTCAGCTACAACGCGTTTGGAGCGATCACTGCGCTAACACAGCTTGGTGTCAGTGAAACGCGGCAGTATAATGTGCTTGGGCAGATGACGCGCATGACGAAGGGCAGCTCTATTGACGTGGAGTACCGGTTCAGTGCAACAGCGAACGATGGAAAGATCGTGTCGCAAAAGAACTGGCTGACCGGTGAGGATGTGACTTATCAATATGACGAGCTCGAAAGGCTCATCAGCGCGGCCACAACCAATAATACGTCGTGGGGCTTGTCGTTTTCTTACGACGGATTTGGCAACCGCCTAGCGCAGAGCGTGACGCAGGGAACGGGACCGGTGAATACGGTGCTTGTGAACGGCAACACAAATCGAATTTCGTCCAGCGGCTACTCCTACGATGCGAATGGAAACATGACTCAGATGCCCAATGGTGGCGGGTCGATGACCATGAATTACGATTATTCGAACCGGCTGGCAACCGCGACTTATCCGAGCGGAAGCGAGGACTATAAGTATGCTCCGGACAATCGGAGAATTTGGCGGAATAAGGGGCAAGTCACCTGTCCGGGTGTGGAAAATGACGGAACGATTCAGGACGCGTTGAGCCCGGCGCCCGGCGAGCAACTGATCTTCTACTCGCCTGGCGGCCAGAAGATGGGAGTGTATTGTGTCACTTATGCGTCGATTCCTAATGTATTGGTGATCACTGCCCATGAGGAGAACGTGTACTTTGGAGCGCGGCTGGCGGGGAAGCGGGTCTACCAGAATGGTGTGACGACGGTGAGTGCGTTCACTAGCGACCGACTGCAATCGAAGGGCAATGGATCGAGCTTCTATCCTTATGGTGAGTCGAAGACGGGGGCGGCTGGTGACGACAAGGAGCAGTTTGCTACTTATACCAGGGATGCCGGGACGGGGCTGGATTATGCCGATCAGCGCTGGTATGCCAATATTGTAGGGCGATTTGGATCTCCAGACCCCAGTCCCCTTGCTGTTAAGCTTAATGAGCCCGGATCGTGGAATGGGTACGCATATCTCCAGCAGAATCCGGTTGGGGGTACTGACTCAACAGGTCTATACTCTGATGGCGGAGATAATAGTTATTCGGTTAGTTATGGTTGTCTTGTCTTTGGAGCGCCCGGAAATGGTGGGCCAGGAGCTTTCGAATCCTTCTGCTTGGTTCAGAACCCTTTCTTTCTAGGTGCAAGTCAGATCATAGAAGATCAACGGTACAGTAGTTTTTCAGATTTAGTCACGAGAGTACTTTCGCCGCTGGATTATTTCGGATTCGACTTCATCCTTGAAGCAGGAACCGTTCAGGTCGCATTGCCTGGCGCTAGCGCGTTAGAAACTCTAGGTTTCTCTGCGACTGACGCAATGAAGATTGGCAGTGGAATTGGTGTCACAATAGGAGGTGGGTCCGTCACCCTTGTCTTAGTGGGAGGATATCTAATCGTTTCCGCTGCGATCCAATATTGGCCAGATATTGTCGAATTTTTCAGAAAGCCCCAAACCGATCCGCCAGAGGCTCGAACAGCGGGAAAATCTCGGCCGGGCGAAAGAACAGCGGATGGGAGGTGTGACGAGAATGCTAGGCCTCCGCAGTTCAAATGGCAGGCAGTTAACAAAAAGCAATCTGGTGAGAACCCTCTGCATTGGCATTGGCTTCAATGGAATTTAGAGTCAATTGGATGCGTGTGGTACTCAATTCGTCGTGAAGGCTTTGTCGACCCAGGGCCAGCCTATATTTTGATTCCAGGAATTTGGTAA
- a CDS encoding RHS repeat protein has product MKIKLALALLGASLSLLGQYSYCITDTAPISGSLWNTGSGYYLSSGACASGNTEVKTVIGTFRPLYDSSAGTSNPFNASIVLGYRMAYPSGDYSEMVPHFYQVNLSSTSTWYGTITTYLSLEKFVGDTRTVLASWAAPNIVTGKTFAASFRAAAYNVPAGTRGINIIWSDNIYYVDINDSAAGLGGFYTNYPLNLSWIGMGMTDSIAPSAVNAATIVTSYSAGMLNVQWGAVSDNTNGIGRIRYEVYKGSTYLGETDGTTWAMAAGPGEVLNVGIRAYDGHRNFATVTTKSVSIPPSTSGIWDDSRRVGVHGLGSYWGGMGEQIDTRSMNLNFSLPLLSARARNASVSLGISYNSQNWRYDGAVWQPGGDVGYGFGWRLMVGSISPVWATPTSFSYYLFTDATGAEYKLDVNNSGVWSSKESVYLWYDSNAQRLYFKSGDYWQLDSVSGASEQDAGTRYPTKIYDRHGNYVKIQYKPQIGGGTVNTSARIDFIDDIRSTAPNSYQTYRFTYNSDSIPHLTGIANTISTGEAYTFTYSASATLYEPFGSTAKGSFVKLASLTQNGVNLAHSFESNSSGELTKVIYPYGGELRWNYGTQNFASSMRIRVVTSRDFLKVSGATPVNYPFTHPGGDSSLKMHSQTTLSDPGGVGKRIWSFATSNDFKIGLQTVYEEQDNSGGSWLTKSKNESTWAQSVSSNAYVSESLSTTDQGQTYQKQSKTTQTIDEYGNITNSTLYGYNSLSTAMRTTTCVRGGDLNYTTRYLRNLPGGCTVTENGVTIYPQSFYYDGYAGNGFTMADLPSGSRLWDDPGHPYRGLVTQFNDGYTLRYASYNKAGQTTGGSDSQGFSQAITYGGSSGSVVPTQMTPNGNSALGTSLSWNGFLGLTQTQSGSGTTASYGYDSYARPSSSSIPDGAVTYFSYSNSPAFSTGTTNGRTTKTSYDGIGRPIKTELYDASGTKSIVETEYDSCACSPMGKLKRSSLPYAPGGTVYWTTYTYDGLGRTLSVAQPNNSGTTTYLYEGNTVKVTSPSGKWKKYEMDAVGRMTLVTEPRPGSGTYTTNYSYNITGKLIGVSMPRDGVTQTRSFTYDTTTQSRLLSATNPENGTVSYVYNADGTAQSKTDAKGIKSEFVYDSYKRVTQTKRSTQSGGTWTEDRCQRVDYKYDEGGGANNGRLTKTVGVGRSMEATMKSLVPSQQRTQSLWVLRNPTPIILLAE; this is encoded by the coding sequence ATGAAGATCAAACTTGCCCTCGCGCTTCTTGGCGCATCCCTCTCTCTTTTGGGTCAGTACTCGTACTGTATTACTGACACGGCACCGATCAGCGGTAGCCTATGGAACACGGGGTCTGGCTACTATTTGTCGAGTGGTGCTTGTGCTAGTGGGAATACAGAAGTCAAGACTGTCATCGGAACATTTCGCCCCCTGTACGATTCTTCTGCCGGGACTTCAAATCCATTCAATGCATCCATTGTGCTCGGATACAGAATGGCCTATCCCTCGGGGGACTACTCCGAGATGGTTCCACACTTCTACCAAGTCAACTTGAGTAGCACAAGCACTTGGTATGGCACCATTACAACCTACCTTAGCCTTGAAAAATTCGTTGGTGATACACGAACCGTACTTGCTTCTTGGGCGGCGCCAAATATCGTGACCGGAAAGACTTTTGCCGCAAGTTTCCGGGCTGCAGCCTATAACGTACCTGCGGGGACAAGAGGAATCAATATCATTTGGAGCGATAACATCTACTACGTCGATATCAATGATAGTGCTGCTGGATTAGGCGGATTCTATACTAACTACCCGCTGAACCTGAGTTGGATTGGCATGGGCATGACAGATTCTATCGCGCCATCTGCAGTGAACGCGGCGACAATAGTCACCAGCTACAGCGCCGGAATGCTCAATGTGCAGTGGGGAGCGGTAAGCGATAACACCAATGGAATTGGGAGAATTCGGTACGAAGTCTACAAGGGCTCCACTTATCTTGGCGAAACCGACGGCACCACTTGGGCAATGGCGGCAGGACCTGGTGAAGTTTTGAATGTCGGCATTCGGGCTTATGATGGCCATCGGAACTTTGCGACAGTAACCACGAAGTCGGTCTCAATTCCTCCAAGTACGAGTGGAATCTGGGATGATTCCAGGCGTGTTGGCGTGCATGGGTTGGGCAGCTACTGGGGTGGCATGGGCGAACAGATCGACACGCGCAGCATGAACCTGAACTTTTCCTTACCCCTTCTTTCGGCGCGAGCCCGCAACGCTTCGGTCTCTTTAGGGATTTCTTACAATTCACAGAACTGGCGTTATGACGGCGCGGTGTGGCAGCCGGGAGGCGATGTTGGCTATGGGTTCGGATGGCGGTTGATGGTGGGAAGCATCTCTCCCGTGTGGGCGACTCCTACTTCCTTTTCTTATTATTTATTTACTGATGCTACTGGTGCAGAATACAAACTCGATGTCAACAATAGCGGGGTCTGGAGTTCCAAGGAAAGCGTTTATCTTTGGTATGACTCGAACGCGCAGAGGCTCTATTTCAAGAGCGGCGACTATTGGCAACTGGATAGCGTCAGCGGTGCGTCGGAACAAGATGCCGGCACTCGCTATCCCACGAAAATCTATGACCGTCATGGCAACTACGTCAAGATCCAGTACAAACCGCAGATCGGTGGCGGTACGGTAAACACGAGCGCCCGTATTGATTTCATCGATGATATTCGGTCCACCGCTCCCAATAGCTATCAGACCTATCGATTTACCTATAATAGCGATTCGATTCCGCATCTCACTGGGATCGCCAATACGATCTCTACGGGCGAGGCTTATACCTTTACTTACTCCGCCTCCGCTACCTTATATGAACCGTTCGGGAGTACCGCCAAGGGTTCTTTTGTCAAGCTTGCTTCATTGACGCAGAATGGTGTGAATCTGGCTCATAGCTTTGAATCGAATAGCTCCGGCGAATTGACGAAGGTGATTTATCCCTATGGTGGCGAACTACGCTGGAACTATGGAACACAGAATTTTGCGAGCTCGATGCGGATTCGTGTGGTGACGAGCCGGGACTTTCTGAAGGTGTCGGGTGCGACGCCGGTGAACTATCCCTTCACGCATCCGGGCGGAGATTCCAGCCTGAAGATGCATTCTCAGACAACGCTGAGTGACCCGGGCGGCGTGGGCAAGCGCATTTGGAGCTTTGCCACCAGCAACGACTTTAAGATTGGCTTGCAGACCGTTTATGAGGAGCAGGATAATTCCGGCGGAAGCTGGCTGACGAAATCGAAGAACGAGTCAACTTGGGCGCAATCGGTAAGTTCGAACGCCTATGTGAGCGAGAGCCTTTCCACTACGGATCAGGGCCAGACTTACCAGAAGCAGTCAAAAACAACACAGACCATTGATGAGTATGGGAATATAACCAATTCGACTCTTTACGGGTATAACAGCTTGTCGACTGCGATGCGCACCACTACCTGTGTTCGAGGCGGTGATCTCAACTATACAACGCGCTACTTGCGGAACTTGCCGGGCGGCTGTACCGTGACAGAAAATGGTGTAACAATCTATCCCCAATCATTTTATTATGATGGCTATGCTGGGAACGGATTTACGATGGCGGATCTTCCCTCCGGCTCCCGGCTGTGGGATGATCCTGGCCACCCTTATCGCGGATTGGTCACACAATTCAACGACGGGTACACGCTTCGTTATGCATCATATAACAAAGCGGGACAGACGACTGGCGGGTCAGATAGTCAGGGATTCTCCCAGGCAATTACGTACGGTGGTAGCTCTGGAAGTGTAGTGCCGACGCAGATGACTCCGAACGGCAACAGCGCCTTGGGAACATCTCTATCGTGGAACGGCTTTCTCGGACTGACGCAGACGCAGAGCGGAAGTGGTACCACTGCTAGCTATGGATATGATTCCTATGCGCGGCCGTCTTCATCGTCAATCCCCGACGGCGCGGTCACCTACTTCTCTTATTCGAACAGTCCAGCTTTCAGTACCGGGACAACGAACGGTCGCACGACTAAGACTTCTTATGATGGTATTGGCCGCCCAATCAAGACCGAACTGTACGATGCCAGTGGAACAAAATCGATCGTGGAAACCGAGTATGACTCTTGTGCCTGTTCCCCAATGGGCAAGCTGAAGCGCAGTTCCTTGCCCTATGCGCCAGGCGGCACCGTCTACTGGACTACTTATACTTACGATGGATTGGGGCGAACCTTGAGTGTCGCGCAGCCGAACAACTCTGGTACGACGACTTATCTCTATGAAGGAAATACGGTGAAGGTGACCTCGCCGAGCGGGAAGTGGAAGAAGTATGAGATGGATGCTGTGGGCCGGATGACACTGGTGACCGAGCCGCGACCGGGAAGCGGGACCTACACGACTAATTATAGCTATAACATTACCGGAAAGCTGATTGGAGTGAGCATGCCGCGCGATGGGGTCACGCAGACACGCAGCTTTACTTACGACACCACGACGCAGAGCCGCCTCCTCTCCGCGACGAATCCGGAGAATGGGACGGTCAGCTATGTCTATAATGCCGACGGAACCGCACAGTCCAAGACAGACGCGAAGGGAATCAAAAGTGAATTTGTCTATGACAGTTATAAGCGGGTGACACAAACGAAAAGGTCAACACAGAGTGGCGGAACATGGACTGAAGATCGCTGCCAGCGCGTTGATTATAAGTATGACGAGGGTGGCGGGGCGAACAATGGGCGCTTGACAAAGACCGTTGGAGTTGGTCGGTCGATGGAAGCAACAATGAAGTCGCTTGTCCCGTCTCAGCAACGGACACAAAGCTTGTGGGTTTTGAGGAATCCTACACCTATAATACTGCTGGCAGAGTGA